From a region of the Euwallacea similis isolate ESF13 chromosome 3, ESF131.1, whole genome shotgun sequence genome:
- the HSPBAP1 gene encoding HSPB1-associated protein 1, whose product MNNVSAGSNITQLSVTDPLDLREIILNTQEPLRVKDQIKCDLISWNLDKWNEELGNEQLQFRCGKNLYTKDPQWESTCLTKQATFADFLKHIQMRNPTRWWYFDYKYLCQWFTEKTSLMGKIDWSSLGFPELSSNDTTIWIGSKGAHTPCHVDTYGCNIILQIYGRKQWFLFAPEQNLKPTRIPFEESSIYSKLNFFSPNEEKFKGISHCHKVVLSPGEVLIVPNKWWHYVENLDTAISINAWIPLPQDEYERIKEGVAAIFTGKMVQNNTALQKIILNPNMATEMIRSEDALKIIALSTEKYKPKNKFSRTEVEKIKLKMETKDVDSLMFKYCNIIKIPVLTEEEFRTSLAEQAARFKHVRPRDQQKTNDTENKNLIDFLEVVTDDEVLDLIARKLVEKI is encoded by the exons atgaataacGTTTCCGCTGGAAGTAACATTACTCAATTAAGTGTTACTGATCCCTTAGATCTGAGGGAAATTATATTGAACACCCAGGAACCTTTACGAGTGAAGGACcaaataaaatgtgatttaataTCTTGGAACCTCGACAAATGGAATGAAGAACTGGGAAATGAGCAATTGCAGTTTCGGTGtggtaaaaatttatatacaaag GATCCCCAATGGGAGTCCACCTGCTTAACAAAACAGGCCACATTCGCAGATTTCTTAAAACACATTCAAATGAGAAATCCCACCAGATGGTGGTACTTTGATTATAAATATCTCTGTCAATGGTTCACTGAAAAGACATCTTTAATGGGT aaaattgattgGTCTTCCTTAGGCTTTCCTGAGCTAAGCTCCAATGATACAACTATCTGGATAGGGTCGAAAGGTGCTCATACACCTTGTCATGTAGACACTTATGGATGTAACATTATATTACAAATATATGGAAG GAAACAATGGTTTTTATTTGCCCCCGAGCAAAATCTAAAACCCACAAGAATTCCTTTTGAGGAATCAAGTATTTATTCCAAACTAAACTTTTTTAGTCCTAATGAAGAAAAGTTCAAAG GAATTAGTCATTGCCATAAAGTTGTTCTTAGTCCTGGGGAAGTGCTGATAGTGCCCAATAAATGGTGGCATTACGTGGAAAATTTGGATACTGCTATATCCATAAATGCATGGATTCccttg CCTCAAGATGAATATGAGAGAATTAAAGAAGGCGTGGCCGCAATATTTACAGGAAAAATGGTGCAAAACAATACCGCCCttcaaaagataattttaaatcccAATATGGCAACT gaaatgaTTCGTTCCGAAGATGCACTAAAAATAATAGCTTTATCTACTGAAAAATACAAACCCAAAAACAAGTTCAGTAGAACTGAAGTTGAAAAGATAAAGTTGAAGATGGAGACCAAAGATGTAGATTCGCTAATGTTTAAGTATTgcaatattataaaaattccgGTTTTAACTGAGGAAGAATTTAGGACGTCCTTGGCTGAACAAGCCGCCAGATTCAAGCATGTAAGGCCTAGGGATCAACAGAAAACTAATgacacagaaaataaaaatttgattgatttcTTGGAGGTTGTGACCGATGATGAGGTGTTAGATTTAATAGCCCGAAAGcttgttgaaaaaatttaa